The sequence ATCCGCATATGACGGTGCGCGAGAATATGGGCTTCGCCCTCAAGTTCGCCGGCGTGAGCAAGGAGCAGATCGCCAAGCAGGTCAACGACGCGGCCCGCATCCTGGCGCTCGAGCCGCTGCTCGACCGCCTGCCGAAGCAGCTGTCGGGCGGCCAGCGCCAGCGCGTGGCCATCGGTCGGGCCATCGTGCGCAATCCGCAGGTCTTCCTGTTCGACGAGCCGCTGTCCAACCTCGATGCCGAGCTTCGCGTGCATATGCGCATCGAGATCGCGCGCCTCCACAAGGAGCTGCAGACCACGATCATCTACGTGACGCACGATCAGGTTGAGGCCATGACTTTGGCCGACACGATCGTGGTGCTGCGCGATGGCATCATCGAACAGGTCGGCCGCCCCCTCGAGCTCTACGACAATCCCGCCAACCAGTTCGTGGCAGGCTTTATCGGCTCACCCCGCATGAATTTCATGCCCGCCACGATAGCCGAAGAGACCGCATCGGGTGTCACCATCACGCTGGACAATCATCGCCAGGCGCGCCTGACGCTGCCCGTCAGTGCGGGCTCGGTCGGTGACCGGGTAACCCTCGGGGTTCGCGCCGAACACTTCGGCCTGCCCGGCGCTGGCGACGTCGACCTTACCCTGGATGTCGACGTGGCCGAGCATCTGGGCTCGACCAGCTACGTCTACGCCAATGCCGGCGCCGAACCGCTGATCATCGAGCGCGAGGAATCGCGCCATGAGGCCAACAGCGAGCAGATCACCGTCTCGATCAGCGCCGCCAAAGCCTATCTGTTTGACAGCAAGGGCATGCGCCTGCGCTGACCTGCCCACGAACCGCGTCATGCCCGCGAGGGCGGAAGTCCAACCTCCATTTCACGAGGAATGGACCCCGCCCCCTCGGGGATGACGCCGAGATCAGAACCAAGGACCAGTTTCATGACCGACCAAAAGATCCGCTGGGGCATCATCGGGCCCGGCAGCATTGCCAAGGCCTTCCGAGACGGGGTTGCCAACTCCAAGCATGGCGTGCTGGAAGCCATCGCCACCCGCGATCCGAGCAAGCCGAACCTCGCCACCGATTTCCCTGGTATCCGTGTGGTCAAGGGCTATGACGCTCTGCTCGCCGACCCCAATATCGACGCGGTCTATATCGCCGTGCCGCATACCGGCCACGCCGAATGGGCCATCAAGGCCGCCGAAGCCGGCAAGCACGTGCTTGTTGAAAAGCCGCTGGCCCTGTCGGCGCATGAAGCCGACGCAGTGTTCCACGCCCACCGCAAGGCCGGCACTTTTGCCGGCGAAGCCTTCATGTATCGCCTGCATCCGCAGACTGCCAAGATCATCGAACTGGTCAAGTCCGGCACAATCGGCGAAATCAGGATGATCCAGTCCAGCTTCGGCTTCAATATGGGCAAGTTCCAGCCGCAGCACAGGCTGTTCGCCTCGGCGTTGGCTGGCGGTGGCATCATGGACGTGGGTTGCTACCCAGTATCGATGGCCCGCCTGATCGCGGGCGCCGTGGCCGGTCAGGGTTTTGCCGACCCGGTCAAGGTTTCGGGCACCGCGCAGCTCAACGCGGAAGGCACCGATGACTATGCCGCGGCCCTGCTGACCTTTGGCAATGGCATCGTCGCCCAGGTCTCCTGCGCCGTGATGGCAAACCTGGACAACGTGCTGCGCATTCACGGCTCGGACGGCCGCATCGAGGTTCCGGATTTCTGGTTCGCCGGCGGCAATCGTGACCAGGGCCTGGGCAAGATCGACATCATCAAGGGCGGCAAGACCGAAACGGTCAGCGTCAACGAATCCGCTCATGTCTATTCCTTCGAGGCCGAGGCCGCCTCGTTGGCTATCATCGAGAAGCGCCAGGAATTCTCGGCGCCCGGCATGAGTTGGGCCGATACGCTGGGCAATCTCCGCGTGCTCGACGCCTGGCGCAAGGATGCGGGCATCGAATTCTCGGTCGAGAAATCGGTCAACCGGGTCAACACGCTCGACAACCGCAAGCTCGGCCCCAATACCGGTGTCATTCCCAAGCGCTCC comes from Devosia oryziradicis and encodes:
- a CDS encoding ABC transporter ATP-binding protein, translated to MSSLKLTAVRKSYGNVEVIKGVDLEIKPKEFVVFVGPSGCGKSTLLRMIAGLEHITAGDLEIGGQRMNDVDPSKRGIAMVFQSYALYPHMTVRENMGFALKFAGVSKEQIAKQVNDAARILALEPLLDRLPKQLSGGQRQRVAIGRAIVRNPQVFLFDEPLSNLDAELRVHMRIEIARLHKELQTTIIYVTHDQVEAMTLADTIVVLRDGIIEQVGRPLELYDNPANQFVAGFIGSPRMNFMPATIAEETASGVTITLDNHRQARLTLPVSAGSVGDRVTLGVRAEHFGLPGAGDVDLTLDVDVAEHLGSTSYVYANAGAEPLIIEREESRHEANSEQITVSISAAKAYLFDSKGMRLR
- a CDS encoding aldo/keto reductase — translated: MTDQKIRWGIIGPGSIAKAFRDGVANSKHGVLEAIATRDPSKPNLATDFPGIRVVKGYDALLADPNIDAVYIAVPHTGHAEWAIKAAEAGKHVLVEKPLALSAHEADAVFHAHRKAGTFAGEAFMYRLHPQTAKIIELVKSGTIGEIRMIQSSFGFNMGKFQPQHRLFASALAGGGIMDVGCYPVSMARLIAGAVAGQGFADPVKVSGTAQLNAEGTDDYAAALLTFGNGIVAQVSCAVMANLDNVLRIHGSDGRIEVPDFWFAGGNRDQGLGKIDIIKGGKTETVSVNESAHVYSFEAEAASLAIIEKRQEFSAPGMSWADTLGNLRVLDAWRKDAGIEFSVEKSVNRVNTLDNRKLGPNTGVIPKRSIPGLDKQASAVALGFEDFRTFASGAILLDAFWERGGNIFDTAFIYAGGYTEKLFGEWHKSRGTREQAVLIGKGAHSPLVYPDVIAKQLTQSLDRLQTDYVDVYFMHRDNVEVPVGEFVDAMDAEVKKGRIRGPFGGSNWTMERFDEAVAYAERTGKTKPMALSNNFALSEMLVPIWDGCVTASTDAWKAWLKQKQVTNFSWSSQGRGFFTDRAGRDKTDNEELVRCWYNDKNFARRDRAIELAKQLGQNPIHIALAFVLAQDFPSIPLIGPRTLAELDDSLKTFDFKLTPEQVAWLDNG